A genomic segment from Nitratiruptor sp. YY08-10 encodes:
- the surE gene encoding 5'/3'-nucleotidase SurE has product MKRILITNDDGFESLGLRALIEALQDIAQLTIVVPANEKSACGHSLTLTKPLRFVEIEDNFYKLEDGTPTDCVYLALSALYPENEKPDIIVSGINRGANMGEDITYSGTVAGAMEGAIYDIPSIAISQVCNSNCEETEMEVGYEQAKHVARDLVQKIFQEGWPAGHRKCLNVNVPSTKEFKGYKITRAGYRVYFNQAHLHRNPRGIEYWWLGLHPLDWIPGKKRDCDFEAVKNGYVSITPIKADLTAYEEIPKLKSWL; this is encoded by the coding sequence ATGAAAAGGATTTTAATCACCAACGATGATGGATTCGAATCTCTCGGACTTCGTGCACTCATAGAAGCCCTGCAAGATATCGCGCAACTTACCATCGTTGTACCAGCGAATGAAAAGAGTGCATGTGGTCACAGTTTGACACTCACTAAACCCCTTCGATTTGTTGAAATCGAGGACAATTTTTATAAACTTGAAGATGGCACTCCTACCGATTGCGTCTATTTAGCTCTGAGTGCACTCTATCCTGAAAATGAAAAACCGGATATTATCGTAAGCGGCATCAACAGAGGCGCCAATATGGGAGAAGATATCACCTATTCCGGAACTGTGGCTGGTGCAATGGAAGGCGCGATTTACGATATTCCTTCGATTGCTATCTCTCAAGTGTGCAACTCCAACTGCGAAGAGACAGAAATGGAAGTAGGATATGAACAGGCAAAACATGTCGCTCGCGATCTTGTTCAAAAAATTTTCCAAGAAGGATGGCCTGCAGGTCATAGAAAATGTCTTAATGTCAATGTCCCCTCAACAAAAGAGTTTAAAGGGTACAAAATTACAAGAGCAGGATATCGAGTCTACTTCAATCAGGCTCACCTGCACAGAAACCCTAGAGGGATCGAGTACTGGTGGCTGGGACTTCATCCGTTGGATTGGATACCAGGAAAAAAGAGAGATTGTGACTTTGAAGCAGTGAAAAATGGTTATGTCTCTATCACGCCGATCAAAGCCGATCTCACAGCATATGAAGAGATTCCAAAATTAAAGAGTTGGCTATGA
- a CDS encoding tRNA threonylcarbamoyladenosine dehydratase, with product MRFERCRMLFGKDFEKLQKAKILILGVGGVGSFALDCLYRSGVHDITIVDFDRYDPTNQNRQIGSEHVGEVKVDVLKKLYPGIKAIEAKIDQKWIEDFDFEPYDLVIDAIDDRHAKVALALKVWPKLISSMGSAKRSDPTKIEATSIWKTHGDPFARKIRYELKKAGFKGNYPVIFSSEEPKCKEKGSFVGVTGSFGLTICSKAIEKIIDSKK from the coding sequence ATGAGATTTGAGCGATGCCGCATGCTTTTTGGCAAAGATTTTGAAAAACTACAAAAAGCAAAAATACTCATTTTAGGTGTTGGAGGCGTAGGAAGTTTCGCGCTCGATTGTCTTTATCGAAGTGGCGTACATGATATAACAATAGTTGATTTTGACCGATATGACCCTACCAATCAAAATAGACAAATAGGCTCTGAACATGTTGGAGAAGTCAAAGTAGATGTTCTTAAAAAACTCTATCCTGGAATCAAAGCGATAGAAGCAAAAATTGATCAAAAGTGGATCGAAGATTTTGATTTTGAGCCATATGATCTTGTGATCGATGCGATCGATGATAGACATGCAAAAGTGGCACTGGCTCTAAAGGTATGGCCAAAACTCATCTCATCCATGGGAAGTGCCAAAAGAAGCGATCCCACCAAAATAGAAGCAACGTCTATATGGAAGACACATGGAGACCCTTTTGCAAGAAAAATTCGTTATGAATTAAAAAAAGCAGGATTCAAAGGAAACTATCCAGTCATTTTCAGCTCAGAAGAGCCGAAATGCAAAGAGAAAGGAAGTTTTGTCGGTGTTACCGGAAGCTTCGGCCTTACGATATGTTCAAAAGCAATAGAAAAAATCATCGATTCAAAAAAATAA
- a CDS encoding SPOR domain-containing protein: protein MRFIIIICLLLLESWGGWCIVHSTQKKIHGNEDKVFFEHFPLGVIYKNKKWYRFVSGPYENLQEAKKFLHQTRHYYPTAYLRRCKEIEGNDVKKIIFLNR, encoded by the coding sequence ATGCGTTTTATCATTATCATTTGTTTGTTGTTATTAGAAAGTTGGGGAGGGTGGTGTATTGTCCACTCTACGCAGAAAAAAATTCATGGCAATGAGGATAAAGTTTTTTTCGAGCATTTTCCGTTGGGTGTGATTTATAAAAATAAAAAATGGTATCGATTTGTTTCAGGTCCCTATGAAAATCTTCAAGAAGCAAAAAAGTTTCTACATCAAACCAGGCACTATTATCCCACAGCCTATTTACGAAGATGCAAAGAGATAGAAGGGAACGATGTAAAAAAGATTATTTTTTTGAATCGATGA
- a CDS encoding type II secretion system protein, protein MIKRDAFTLYELIIVIVTIGILAAVALPRLKTNTLQEETLKVVDYIRYTQHLAMVDDKYDPKSANWQQNAWCVQINENNLSIFSGSTYAKDPLDQSNIQEKKFKITLSPTKTICFDELGRPYDSSFSYSNLLHNELNITASFEGEELNISIHPETGFVSFQ, encoded by the coding sequence ATGATTAAAAGAGATGCATTTACGTTGTACGAACTTATTATCGTCATTGTAACAATTGGCATATTGGCTGCAGTGGCACTTCCAAGACTTAAGACAAACACTTTGCAAGAAGAAACATTGAAAGTTGTGGATTATATCCGATACACACAGCATTTGGCTATGGTTGATGACAAATATGACCCTAAAAGTGCCAACTGGCAACAAAATGCCTGGTGCGTACAGATCAATGAAAATAATCTCTCAATTTTTAGTGGAAGTACTTATGCAAAGGATCCGTTAGACCAATCTAATATTCAAGAAAAAAAATTCAAAATTACTTTGTCTCCAACCAAAACAATCTGCTTTGATGAACTTGGTAGGCCTTATGACAGCAGTTTCAGTTACTCAAATCTATTACATAACGAACTCAATATTACGGCAAGTTTTGAAGGAGAAGAATTAAATATCTCTATCCATCCTGAAACAGGATTTGTCTCTTTTCAATAA
- a CDS encoding F0F1 ATP synthase subunit C, whose amino-acid sequence MKKLMLLLVAFAGFAFAGDGESMIQAYSVLAAGVGLGIAAAGGGIGMGHTAAATIAGTARNPGLGGKLMTTMFIALAMIEAQVIYTLVIALIALYANPFLG is encoded by the coding sequence ATGAAAAAGTTGATGCTTTTGTTGGTTGCATTCGCAGGATTCGCTTTCGCTGGAGATGGTGAAAGCATGATTCAAGCATACAGTGTACTTGCTGCTGGTGTTGGTCTTGGTATTGCTGCAGCAGGTGGTGGTATCGGTATGGGACATACTGCAGCTGCTACAATCGCTGGTACTGCTAGAAACCCAGGACTTGGTGGTAAACTTATGACTACAATGTTCATCGCATTGGCGATGATTGAAGCGCAAGTTATCTATACACTTGTTATTGCTCTTATTGCACTTTACGCAAATCCTTTCTTGGGTTAA
- a CDS encoding polyribonucleotide nucleotidyltransferase produces MKCRFEFEMNNLKEIYEFGEVAKQTNGSVLLKSGKTVMLATVVMEKEMVDEDFLPLTVQYIEKSYAAGKIPGGFVKREQKPGDFETLTARIVDRALRPLFPKGYLYPTVITVMVLSADPESDLQVLALNAASAALFVSDIPVRKAVSGLRVAKIDGEIIFNPPLSKLKESTLDLYLAGTKEELLMIEMAAIGSYKTEVVPTTVDPLMDPTLAEEVITIKEPNAMKEEELASIIAQGKDVIQIACNEYEKYFIESAKEHLELELLPQTIDEDIWTYVEEIYASDIKEAVQAMAKSERNELLKEIAKKISEDTVAKEQGWEYETIYKVVEKYKRKIVREMILNEKKRADGRGLKDVRPIDIKTNILPSAHGSCLFTRGETQALVVCTIGEKTDAQMYEMLTSKGPEYEHFMVHYNFPPFSVGEAKPISAPGRRELGHGNLARRALEPVVDVPEDKTYRLVSEILESNGSSSMATVCGGALALKAANIELADLVAGVAMGLVVEEDKYAILTDIMGLEDHDGDMDFKVAGTHDGVTAMQMDIKLGGVRHEILEQALQQAKEARLHILKIMEEAAEKIEINEENLPSSHTITVHPSKIVDIIGQAGKTIKEIIEKFEVSIDIDRDKGKVKVTGKNRPKVIAACDYIHEITNKPKPEPIKFQEGEIIQGKVKRTTNFGAFVELPGGVDGLLHISKLSNGRVERVEDVVNVGDEVEVEVLSQKGHKIELALRQVIKKA; encoded by the coding sequence ATGAAGTGTCGATTTGAATTTGAGATGAACAATCTTAAAGAGATCTATGAATTTGGTGAAGTCGCGAAACAGACAAATGGTTCGGTGCTCCTAAAAAGTGGAAAAACGGTTATGCTGGCTACCGTAGTAATGGAAAAAGAGATGGTTGATGAGGATTTTTTGCCATTGACGGTACAGTATATAGAAAAAAGCTATGCAGCGGGGAAGATTCCCGGAGGATTTGTCAAAAGAGAGCAAAAACCCGGTGATTTTGAAACATTGACAGCAAGAATCGTTGATAGAGCATTGCGGCCACTTTTCCCAAAAGGTTATCTCTACCCAACGGTCATTACTGTTATGGTTCTTAGTGCAGATCCAGAGAGCGACCTCCAAGTTTTGGCCTTGAATGCCGCTAGTGCGGCACTCTTTGTGAGTGACATCCCTGTTCGAAAAGCGGTTAGTGGACTTCGAGTTGCAAAAATCGATGGAGAAATTATTTTCAATCCTCCATTGTCAAAACTCAAAGAGAGTACATTGGATCTCTATTTGGCAGGAACGAAAGAAGAGCTGTTGATGATCGAAATGGCTGCGATCGGAAGCTACAAAACAGAGGTAGTGCCAACGACAGTTGATCCATTGATGGACCCGACACTCGCTGAAGAAGTGATCACCATAAAAGAGCCCAATGCTATGAAAGAGGAGGAACTTGCTTCTATCATCGCTCAGGGGAAAGATGTTATTCAGATAGCATGCAACGAGTATGAGAAATATTTTATCGAGAGTGCAAAAGAGCATTTGGAACTGGAACTGCTCCCGCAAACAATTGATGAAGATATCTGGACCTATGTAGAAGAGATTTATGCATCCGATATCAAAGAAGCGGTGCAAGCTATGGCGAAAAGTGAGCGAAACGAACTTTTAAAAGAGATTGCCAAAAAAATCAGTGAAGATACCGTTGCCAAAGAGCAGGGATGGGAGTATGAAACCATCTATAAAGTCGTTGAAAAATATAAAAGAAAAATTGTTCGCGAGATGATATTGAATGAGAAGAAAAGGGCCGATGGAAGGGGATTAAAAGATGTTCGACCTATCGACATCAAAACGAATATCTTGCCTTCGGCTCACGGATCGTGTCTTTTTACAAGAGGTGAAACCCAGGCACTGGTTGTGTGTACCATCGGTGAGAAGACAGATGCCCAGATGTATGAGATGCTCACAAGCAAGGGTCCAGAGTATGAGCATTTTATGGTTCATTACAATTTTCCACCATTCAGTGTAGGAGAAGCGAAACCTATCAGTGCTCCAGGAAGAAGAGAGCTCGGTCACGGGAATTTGGCCCGAAGGGCATTAGAACCAGTGGTAGATGTTCCAGAAGACAAAACTTATAGACTCGTGTCAGAAATCTTGGAATCCAACGGTTCATCCTCCATGGCTACTGTATGCGGAGGTGCTTTGGCCCTCAAAGCTGCAAATATAGAACTAGCTGATTTAGTTGCGGGAGTTGCTATGGGACTGGTTGTGGAGGAGGACAAATATGCAATTCTCACAGATATCATGGGACTAGAAGATCATGACGGGGATATGGATTTCAAAGTGGCCGGTACCCATGATGGGGTAACAGCAATGCAGATGGATATCAAACTTGGTGGTGTTCGGCATGAGATTTTGGAACAAGCATTGCAGCAAGCAAAAGAGGCACGATTACATATTTTAAAAATTATGGAAGAGGCTGCTGAAAAGATCGAAATTAATGAAGAAAATCTTCCATCCTCTCACACTATTACCGTACATCCAAGTAAAATAGTTGATATTATTGGTCAAGCAGGAAAAACAATAAAAGAAATCATAGAGAAATTTGAAGTAAGTATCGATATAGATAGAGATAAAGGAAAAGTGAAAGTTACCGGTAAAAATAGACCAAAAGTCATAGCTGCCTGTGACTACATACATGAGATTACGAACAAACCAAAACCAGAACCTATCAAATTCCAAGAGGGTGAGATTATTCAAGGTAAAGTCAAGAGAACAACCAATTTTGGAGCTTTTGTGGAACTTCCTGGAGGAGTGGACGGGCTATTACACATTTCGAAACTCTCCAATGGTAGAGTAGAAAGAGTAGAAGATGTTGTCAATGTGGGAGATGAAGTAGAAGTAGAGGTACTCAGTCAAAAAGGACACAAAATAGAACTTGCTTTGCGGCAAGTGATCAAAAAAGCGTAA
- a CDS encoding J domain-containing protein: MSEDPVQLIHEALETLGLPTMVSYKEIKDRYRMLSKRFHPDKGGDEEEMAKINRAYTILKNYIENYRFSFTEEEILKQFPHKEYIKKFRF, translated from the coding sequence ATGAGTGAAGATCCTGTACAATTGATTCATGAAGCCTTGGAAACTTTGGGTCTTCCTACGATGGTTTCATATAAAGAGATCAAAGATCGTTATAGAATGCTCTCGAAAAGATTTCATCCAGACAAGGGTGGCGATGAGGAGGAAATGGCGAAAATCAATAGAGCCTATACTATATTAAAAAACTATATCGAAAACTACCGTTTTTCATTTACGGAGGAGGAGATTTTAAAGCAGTTTCCTCATAAAGAGTATATAAAAAAATTTCGGTTTTGA
- a CDS encoding MlaD family protein produces MKTETKVGIFVAIGLLFLFLLSTQVNKFSHIGKKGYTVYAIVDNASGLENNSKVKEKGVDIGYVQSKALEGNRVKLKLYIYQNAKIPKDSSVALRQESMLGGKYLEIEPGNAKEYLKPGETIQKELPYASLDQTTTTINEAAGEFKAFIKELRRSIAGSSGEDLKKSIENLQQLTANLKELVQSNKENINKSIENIRIMGEKLALAGEKLGRMSDKFAFTADNINTKLPQIMDRIDDITKYLRSSSKELDKKLPTLMDKFAALENDLHEVVQNNKKPLSRAIRSADKFFTSGGNSFQKLDKYLSSIGKSQIGVNFRSYYMSDDNYMKSTFGIQYLPVPSKAYILEITSMDDYSKTDANRKFVPPSDHEDAKYLVSAEYAKRYGNFRYRLGLIESTGGLGADYYLFNDQGKVSVDLYDFNAVNDVRGDKAHLTITYRQRFLKHLDAYIGADNILNDEARNFFFGLGLQFIDQDMKYLLGTASGAGTYIK; encoded by the coding sequence ATGAAAACGGAAACGAAAGTAGGGATTTTTGTAGCAATTGGATTGCTGTTTCTTTTTTTACTCAGCACACAGGTAAACAAATTTTCTCATATCGGTAAAAAAGGGTATACTGTCTATGCGATCGTAGACAATGCTTCAGGCCTTGAGAACAATTCCAAAGTCAAAGAGAAAGGTGTCGATATAGGCTATGTACAGTCCAAAGCTTTGGAAGGCAACCGAGTAAAACTGAAACTCTATATCTATCAAAATGCCAAAATACCAAAAGATTCTTCTGTCGCACTAAGACAAGAGAGTATGCTGGGAGGCAAATATCTTGAAATTGAGCCTGGAAACGCTAAAGAATACTTAAAACCTGGTGAAACGATCCAAAAAGAACTTCCATATGCCTCTTTGGACCAAACAACGACGACAATCAATGAAGCAGCCGGTGAATTTAAAGCATTCATAAAAGAATTACGTCGATCGATTGCAGGAAGTAGCGGTGAAGATTTGAAAAAGAGTATCGAAAATCTACAACAACTCACTGCAAATCTTAAAGAGTTGGTTCAAAGTAATAAAGAAAATATCAACAAAAGTATTGAAAATATTCGCATTATGGGTGAAAAATTGGCATTGGCTGGCGAGAAGCTTGGACGTATGAGTGACAAGTTTGCGTTTACCGCAGATAATATCAATACTAAGCTTCCTCAAATTATGGATAGAATCGATGATATTACGAAATATCTCCGATCTTCGAGCAAAGAGCTGGACAAAAAACTCCCCACACTTATGGATAAGTTTGCCGCATTGGAAAACGATTTGCATGAAGTGGTTCAAAATAACAAAAAACCTCTTAGTCGGGCCATCCGTTCAGCAGACAAGTTTTTTACAAGTGGAGGCAACTCATTCCAAAAGTTGGACAAGTATCTCTCAAGTATCGGAAAAAGTCAAATTGGTGTCAATTTTAGGTCGTACTATATGAGTGATGATAACTATATGAAAAGTACGTTTGGTATTCAATATCTGCCGGTTCCAAGTAAAGCGTATATTTTAGAAATAACATCAATGGATGATTATAGTAAAACGGATGCAAATAGAAAGTTTGTTCCCCCATCTGATCATGAAGATGCAAAATATCTAGTAAGTGCAGAATATGCAAAACGCTACGGAAATTTTCGATACCGCCTTGGTTTAATCGAAAGTACGGGGGGATTGGGAGCCGACTATTATCTTTTCAATGATCAGGGAAAAGTGAGTGTGGATTTGTATGATTTCAATGCAGTTAATGATGTCCGTGGAGATAAAGCCCATTTAACTATTACCTACAGACAACGATTTTTGAAACATTTGGATGCTTATATAGGAGCGGATAATATCTTGAACGATGAAGCGAGGAATTTCTTTTTCGGGCTTGGTTTGCAATTTATTGATCAAGATATGAAGTATCTTTTAGGGACAGCTTCTGGAGCTGGGACATATATCAAATGA